In the genome of Rhodoferax sp. BAB1, one region contains:
- a CDS encoding tetratricopeptide repeat protein, whose product MRTARPPTAADPHDAKLHAALQAADWPLLVRLCRQALRKNGRHLRAHRLLGFALNRQRDTDAALAAYKQAAALWPDDAELLINYSNVLLEHGMHAEASQLLDKVCVLKPEHAISWLNLAYCCYETRQNELGFAAAQKAAALAQNLDQQVAALTQKAIHRRELGEIREAVQDCEAAIRLNPQYLPNHTNRLLFMLADPAIDAQQLAAAAREFAAVVEPALKPRWPDFAAQRTGPWRRLKIGFLSPDFRLHAVMYFVESLLAQLDRRQFEVWALYLYPKDDGLTQRVRNHADHFVRLAGLTPDEQAEAIRAQGIDILIDLAGHTGHNGLLAMARKAAPVQVSWLGYPATTGLSAIDYKFTDEVTDPPGADDLYSERLYRLPTLFCCYRPMSREPLWRYQPAYQVRPTPALQNGHVTFGSCNNLGKLTDAVLSLWGRLLNTVPGSRLLIEGKNLGEAAFATAYRQRCARLGIDVSRLELVPLDGANQYLTYHRIDIALDPFPLTGGTTSFDLLWMGVPLVSMNGSSFKSRMGTGILTHLGRTEWLAHDAEEYLGIASALAGNLQQLNTLRLGLRKEVEQSVLMREDLFCHHFGEGLRLMWLQWLAEGRHPQDAEAQSRLIESWLPDLPVDWSTRPTPGVGLAPGRRVDLPQAHQQLQELLDKARTMRPSVSSTEGQISHRCWRDVTEAAEQLLCAVPHDPVALACLAEVEHAHGHADFAVTYLRYAQEALIARS is encoded by the coding sequence GTGCGAACTGCGCGCCCCCCCACCGCCGCAGATCCGCACGACGCGAAGCTGCATGCCGCCCTGCAGGCGGCAGACTGGCCGTTGCTGGTGCGCCTGTGCCGCCAGGCCCTGCGCAAGAACGGGCGGCACCTGCGGGCGCACCGACTGCTGGGTTTTGCGCTCAACAGGCAACGCGACACCGACGCTGCGCTGGCCGCCTACAAGCAGGCGGCCGCGCTGTGGCCGGACGACGCGGAACTGCTCATCAACTACAGCAATGTGCTGCTGGAGCATGGCATGCATGCCGAGGCCAGCCAGCTGCTGGACAAGGTGTGCGTGCTCAAGCCCGAACACGCCATCAGCTGGCTCAATCTGGCGTATTGCTGCTACGAGACACGACAGAACGAGCTGGGTTTTGCCGCCGCGCAAAAGGCCGCTGCGCTGGCCCAGAACCTCGACCAGCAGGTGGCTGCACTGACGCAAAAAGCCATCCATCGGCGTGAACTCGGGGAAATCCGTGAGGCCGTGCAGGATTGCGAAGCCGCCATCCGGCTGAACCCGCAGTACTTGCCCAACCACACCAACCGCCTGCTTTTCATGCTGGCTGATCCGGCCATCGATGCGCAGCAACTGGCGGCAGCAGCCCGTGAATTCGCTGCCGTCGTGGAGCCCGCACTCAAGCCCCGCTGGCCGGATTTCGCGGCGCAACGCACGGGGCCATGGCGCCGACTGAAGATCGGTTTCCTGTCGCCCGACTTTCGCCTTCACGCGGTGATGTATTTCGTCGAAAGCCTGCTGGCACAACTTGATCGCCGTCAGTTCGAAGTATGGGCCTTGTACCTCTACCCCAAGGATGATGGACTGACCCAACGGGTCCGGAACCATGCCGATCATTTCGTACGCCTGGCCGGCCTGACACCGGACGAACAGGCCGAGGCCATCCGCGCGCAAGGCATCGACATCCTGATTGATCTGGCCGGACACACCGGGCACAACGGCTTGCTGGCCATGGCCCGCAAGGCAGCGCCGGTACAGGTCTCCTGGCTCGGTTACCCGGCGACCACGGGCCTGAGCGCCATCGACTACAAATTCACCGACGAGGTCACCGACCCGCCCGGCGCCGACGATCTCTACAGCGAGCGGCTGTACAGACTGCCCACCCTGTTCTGCTGCTACCGTCCCATGAGCCGGGAACCCCTCTGGCGGTACCAGCCGGCCTACCAGGTGCGCCCGACACCGGCGCTGCAAAACGGCCACGTGACTTTCGGCTCCTGCAACAACCTGGGCAAACTCACCGACGCGGTGCTCTCTCTCTGGGGGCGCTTGCTCAACACCGTGCCCGGATCCCGTCTGCTGATCGAAGGCAAGAACCTGGGCGAAGCCGCTTTCGCCACCGCCTATCGCCAGCGCTGCGCCAGGCTGGGCATCGATGTCAGCCGGCTCGAACTGGTTCCGCTGGATGGCGCCAACCAGTACCTGACCTATCACCGCATCGACATCGCCCTCGACCCGTTTCCCCTCACGGGTGGCACGACCTCCTTTGACTTGCTCTGGATGGGTGTGCCCCTGGTGTCGATGAATGGCAGCAGCTTCAAGAGCCGCATGGGCACCGGCATCCTGACCCACCTGGGACGTACCGAATGGCTGGCACATGATGCCGAGGAATACCTGGGCATAGCCAGTGCGCTGGCAGGCAACCTCCAGCAACTCAACACCCTGCGCCTGGGCTTGCGCAAGGAGGTCGAGCAGTCGGTGCTGATGCGCGAAGACCTGTTCTGCCATCACTTCGGCGAAGGTCTGCGCCTCATGTGGCTGCAATGGTTGGCCGAGGGCCGGCACCCGCAGGACGCCGAGGCGCAAAGCCGTCTGATCGAAAGCTGGCTGCCCGACCTGCCCGTCGACTGGTCCACCCGCCCCACCCCCGGTGTCGGCCTGGCCCCGGGCCGACGCGTGGATCTGCCGCAGGCCCACCAGCAACTGCAGGAGTTGCTGGACAAGGCACGCACGATGCGCCCCTCGGTATCGTCCACCGAAGGCCAGATCAGCCACCGCTGCTGGCGGGACGTGACGGAAGCCGCAGAACAGCTGCTGTGCGCCGTACCACACGATCCGGTGGCGCTGGCCTGCCTGGCCGAGGTCGAACATGCGCACGGTCATGCCGACTTTGCCGTGACCTACCTGCGTTACGCCCAGGAAGCATTGATCGCCCGGAGCTGA
- a CDS encoding flagellin: protein MAAVINTNISSLTAQRNQGSSQASLATSIQRLSSGLRINSAKDDAAGLAISERFTSQIRGLNQAARNANDGISLAQVAEGALGSASNILQRVRELAVQSANATNSASDRQALNQEVGQLVAELDRIAQTTEFNGQKILDGTFGTAQFQVGANSGQVIVASTANLRTGQYGNNQVIASGPSAAGATWGANGSVVDTVAINGALGSATVNLAANGTAKLAADTINLQTPNTGVTASARTDVQLTFGAAGAYSLALRSDNAADESISFAISATTGADGLSNAVSAINEKSSKTGVIASLNVAGTGIILTNATGNDIRVGDATTVNAGAVTVTKYASDTTGALVAVAGNVTLAADSTADNALISGYVTMDSDKSFAVNATTGSAASLIIDSNSTLKKVANLDVTTAIRANDSLKTVDSALSFISGERAKLGALQARFETAISALQITAENLTASRSRIMDADFAAETAALSRAQILQQAGTAMVAQANQIPQGVLALLRQ, encoded by the coding sequence ATGGCTGCCGTTATCAACACCAATATCAGCTCGCTGACCGCGCAGCGCAACCAAGGTAGTAGCCAGGCATCCCTGGCCACTTCCATCCAGCGCCTGTCTTCGGGCCTGCGCATCAACAGCGCCAAGGACGACGCTGCTGGCCTGGCGATTTCCGAGCGCTTCACCAGCCAGATCCGCGGCCTGAACCAGGCGGCACGTAATGCCAACGACGGCATCTCCCTGGCCCAGGTGGCTGAAGGCGCCCTGGGTTCGGCCAGCAACATCCTGCAGCGCGTGCGTGAACTGGCCGTGCAGTCGGCCAACGCCACCAACAGCGCTTCGGACCGCCAGGCCCTGAACCAGGAAGTGGGTCAGCTGGTCGCCGAACTGGACCGCATTGCCCAGACCACTGAATTCAACGGCCAGAAGATCCTGGACGGCACCTTCGGTACCGCCCAGTTCCAGGTCGGCGCCAATTCCGGCCAGGTCATCGTGGCCTCCACCGCCAACCTGCGCACCGGCCAGTACGGCAACAACCAGGTGATCGCCAGCGGCCCGTCCGCAGCGGGCGCCACCTGGGGTGCCAACGGCAGCGTGGTCGACACCGTGGCCATCAACGGCGCGCTGGGCAGCGCCACCGTCAACCTGGCAGCCAACGGCACCGCCAAGCTGGCCGCCGACACCATCAACCTGCAGACACCCAACACCGGCGTGACGGCTTCGGCCCGCACCGACGTGCAGCTGACCTTCGGTGCTGCCGGCGCCTACTCGCTGGCGCTGCGTTCTGACAACGCGGCCGACGAGTCCATCTCCTTTGCGATCTCGGCCACCACCGGCGCCGATGGCCTGTCCAATGCCGTCTCGGCCATCAACGAGAAATCGTCCAAGACCGGCGTCATTGCCAGCCTGAACGTGGCCGGCACCGGCATCATCCTGACCAACGCCACGGGCAACGACATCCGCGTCGGTGACGCGACCACCGTCAACGCCGGTGCCGTGACCGTCACCAAATACGCCTCTGACACCACCGGCGCCCTGGTGGCCGTGGCCGGCAACGTCACCCTGGCGGCCGACAGCACGGCCGACAACGCCCTCATCAGCGGCTACGTGACGATGGACTCGGACAAGTCCTTCGCCGTGAACGCCACGACCGGCAGCGCCGCCTCGCTTATCATCGACAGCAACTCGACGCTGAAGAAGGTAGCCAACCTGGACGTGACCACCGCCATCCGGGCCAATGACTCGCTCAAGACGGTGGACTCGGCCCTGTCCTTCATCAGCGGCGAACGCGCCAAGCTGGGCGCCCTGCAGGCTCGCTTCGAGACCGCCATTTCGGCCCTGCAGATCACGGCCGAGAACCTGACCGCTTCACGCAGCCGCATCATGGACGCTGACTTCGCCGCCGAAACCGCCGCCCTGTCGCGTGCCCAGATCCTGCAACAGGCCGGTACCGCCATGGTGGCCCAGGCCAACCAGATCCCGCAGGGCGTGCTGGCCCTGCTGCGCCAGTAA
- a CDS encoding flagellin, whose product MASIINTNISSLTAQRNQGTSQASLSTAIQRLSSGLRINSARDDAAGLAISERFTSQIRGLNQAVRNANDGVSLAQTAEGSLKASSDILQRVRELAVQSANATNSASDRQALNQEVSQLVAELDRISQTTEFNGQKLLDGTFGSAQFQVGANAGQTIVASTANLRTSQYGNNQVIASGPSAAGATWGANGSVVDTVAINGALGSATVNLAANGTAKAAADSINLQTSSTGVTASASTNVQLTFGTAGAYSLNLRSDNSTDEVVSFAISATSGADGLSSAVSAINEKSSKTGVIASLNAAGTGVILTNSTGNDIRVADTTTANAGAVTVTKYVADTTGTLVAVAGNVTLAADTTADNSLTSGYVTLDSDKSFAVNATTGSAASLIIDGNSTLKKVSNLDVTTVVKASDALKTVDSALSFLSGERAKLGALQSRFDTTIANLQVTSENLTASRSRILDADFAAETAALSRAQILQQAATAMVAQANQLPQGVLALLR is encoded by the coding sequence ATGGCATCGATCATCAACACCAATATCAGCTCGCTGACCGCCCAGCGTAACCAGGGCACCAGTCAGGCTTCGCTGAGCACCGCAATCCAGCGCCTGTCTTCGGGCTTGCGCATCAACAGCGCCCGTGACGACGCGGCCGGCCTGGCGATTTCCGAGCGCTTCACCAGCCAGATCCGCGGCCTGAACCAGGCTGTGCGCAACGCCAACGACGGCGTGTCGCTGGCGCAAACGGCCGAGGGCTCGCTCAAGGCCTCCAGCGACATCCTGCAGCGCGTGCGTGAACTGGCCGTGCAGTCGGCCAACGCCACCAACAGCGCCTCGGACCGTCAGGCCCTGAACCAGGAAGTCTCGCAGCTGGTCGCCGAACTCGACCGCATTTCGCAAACCACGGAATTCAACGGCCAGAAGCTGCTCGACGGCACCTTCGGTTCCGCCCAGTTCCAGGTGGGTGCCAACGCCGGCCAGACCATCGTGGCCTCGACGGCCAACCTGCGCACCAGCCAGTACGGCAACAACCAGGTCATCGCCAGCGGCCCGTCCGCAGCGGGTGCCACCTGGGGTGCCAACGGCAGCGTGGTCGACACCGTGGCCATCAACGGCGCGCTGGGCAGCGCTACCGTCAACCTGGCAGCCAACGGCACCGCCAAGGCCGCGGCTGACTCGATCAATCTGCAGACTTCCAGCACCGGCGTGACGGCTTCGGCCAGCACCAATGTGCAGCTGACCTTCGGCACCGCTGGCGCTTATTCCCTGAACCTGCGCTCGGACAACTCGACGGATGAGGTGGTTTCCTTCGCGATCTCCGCCACCAGTGGTGCCGACGGCCTGTCCAGCGCCGTCTCGGCCATCAACGAGAAGTCGTCCAAGACCGGCGTCATTGCCAGCCTGAACGCAGCCGGCACCGGCGTCATCCTGACCAACTCGACCGGCAACGACATCCGTGTGGCTGACACGACCACCGCCAACGCCGGTGCCGTGACCGTCACCAAGTATGTGGCTGACACCACCGGCACCCTGGTGGCCGTGGCCGGCAACGTCACCCTGGCGGCTGACACCACGGCCGACAACTCCCTGACCAGCGGCTACGTGACGCTGGACTCGGACAAGTCCTTCGCCGTGAACGCCACGACCGGCAGCGCCGCCTCGCTCATCATCGACGGCAACTCGACGCTGAAGAAGGTTTCCAACCTGGACGTGACCACCGTGGTCAAGGCCTCCGACGCGCTCAAGACGGTGGACTCGGCCCTGTCCTTCCTCAGCGGTGAGCGCGCCAAGCTGGGCGCCCTGCAGTCGCGTTTCGACACCACCATCGCCAACCTGCAGGTGACGTCGGAGAATTTGACCGCTTCGCGCAGCCGGATTCTGGACGCTGACTTCGCCGCGGAAACCGCTGCCCTGTCGCGTGCCCAGATCCTGCAGCAGGCTGCGACCGCCATGGTGGCCCAGGCCAACCAGCTGCCCCAGGGCGTGCTGGCCCTGCTGCGCTAA
- a CDS encoding flagellin yields MASIINTNISSLTAQRNQGTSQASLSTAIQRLSSGLRINSARDDAAGLAISERFTSQIRGLNQAVRNANDGVSLAQTAEGSLKASSDILQRVRELAVQSANATNSASDRQALNQEVSQLVAELDRIAQTTEFNGQKLLDGTFGSARFQVGANAGQTIVASTANLRTSQYGNNQVIGSGPSTQNAAWGTNGVLLDTLAVNGALGTANVTVALSSTAKAAADSINLQTASTGVTASARTDVQLTFGAAGAYSLVLRSDNSADETVSFAISATSGADGLSSAVSAINEKSSKTGVIASLNTAGTGVMLTNSTGNDIRVGDTTTANAGAVTVAKYAATLTGSLSSVGANVTLTANTTADNSLTSGYVTLDSDKSFAVDGLNGVLADDIFIDANSTLKKVSNLDVTTVIKASDALKTVDSALSFLSGERAKLGALQSRFDTTIANLQVTSENLTASRSRILDADFAAETAALSRAQILQQAATAMVAQANQLPQGVLALLR; encoded by the coding sequence ATGGCATCCATCATCAACACCAACATCAGCTCGCTGACCGCGCAGCGCAACCAGGGCACCAGCCAGGCTTCGCTGAGCACCGCGATCCAGCGCCTGTCCTCGGGCTTGCGCATCAACAGCGCCCGTGACGACGCCGCCGGTCTGGCGATTTCCGAGCGCTTCACCAGCCAGATCCGCGGCCTGAACCAGGCTGTGCGCAACGCCAACGACGGCGTGTCGCTGGCGCAAACGGCCGAGGGCTCGCTCAAGGCCTCCAGCGACATCCTGCAGCGTGTGCGTGAACTGGCCGTGCAGTCGGCCAACGCCACCAACAGCGCTTCGGACCGCCAGGCCCTGAACCAGGAAGTGAGCCAGCTGGTGGCCGAGCTGGACCGTATTGCCCAGACCACGGAGTTCAACGGCCAGAAGCTGCTGGACGGCACCTTCGGTTCTGCCCGGTTCCAGGTCGGTGCCAACGCCGGCCAGACCATCGTGGCCTCGACGGCCAACCTGCGCACCAGCCAGTACGGCAACAACCAGGTCATTGGCAGTGGTCCCTCGACACAAAATGCAGCCTGGGGTACCAACGGTGTCCTGCTGGACACGCTGGCCGTGAACGGCGCGCTGGGTACGGCGAATGTGACCGTTGCGCTGAGCAGCACGGCCAAGGCCGCCGCTGACTCGATCAACCTGCAGACAGCCAGCACCGGCGTGACCGCCTCGGCCCGCACCGATGTGCAGCTGACCTTTGGTGCTGCTGGCGCCTATTCGCTGGTGCTGCGCTCGGACAACTCGGCTGATGAGACGGTCTCCTTCGCGATCTCGGCCACCTCGGGTGCCGACGGCCTGTCCAGCGCCGTGTCGGCCATCAACGAGAAGTCGTCCAAGACCGGCGTGATCGCCAGCCTGAATACGGCTGGCACGGGCGTCATGCTGACGAACTCCACCGGCAACGACATCCGGGTCGGGGACACGACCACCGCCAATGCTGGCGCCGTGACCGTGGCCAAGTACGCCGCCACGCTCACTGGCAGCCTGTCCTCGGTGGGGGCCAACGTCACCCTGACGGCCAATACCACGGCCGACAACTCCCTGACCAGCGGTTATGTGACGCTGGATTCGGACAAGTCCTTTGCCGTCGACGGCCTCAACGGCGTGCTGGCGGACGACATCTTCATCGATGCCAATTCCACGCTGAAGAAAGTCTCCAACCTGGACGTGACCACCGTCATCAAGGCCTCCGATGCGCTCAAGACGGTGGACTCGGCCCTGTCCTTCCTCAGCGGTGAACGCGCCAAGCTGGGCGCCCTGCAGTCGCGCTTCGACACCACCATCGCCAACCTGCAGGTGACGTCGGAGAACCTGACCGCTTCGCGCAGCCGGATTCTGGATGCCGACTTCGCTGCGGAAACCGCTGCCCTGTCGCGTGCCCAGATCCTGCAGCAGGCTGCGACCGCCATGGTGGCCCAGGCCAACCAGCTGCCCCAGGGCGTGCTGGCCCTGCTGCGCTAA
- the fliD gene encoding flagellar filament capping protein FliD, whose protein sequence is MATISSPGIGSSGLDVKSIISQLVALEKKPLEKLQLAAATVQTKISVFGQIKSLVSALNDSVGKLTSVTGWNGVAASSSDTSAVTVSAIGGTQPTSFSVEVQGLAKAQSSYTMPLLPVGGAIGEGTLRLEIGQWAGAVFTPGSGTPVDLTISATDTVADIASKINGANAGVTATVLSDASGDRLLLSGKNTGLAAGFQLSVTSDTDGDPADALGLSRLVNGSVTNQAASNATATINGIPVSSATNVFANSVAGVTFTAVKETTAPVTLAIAKDTSAVKKNIEDFVKAYNEINGVLNEATKYDQATKTGGLLQGDSTTLALQNALRAAVQSMSTGSSMYGRLSDIGVSALRGGNLEVDSTKLGKALDNMDELKALFSSTTPGNAEGIAVRLKGLTKTLLASDGYFKSKDDNLKRSLDNNAKDQVRVNEKVSRVEAALTRRYSALDVQLTSLNSLNSYLTQQITQWNKTTS, encoded by the coding sequence ATGGCTACGATTTCATCGCCGGGCATCGGCAGCAGCGGACTGGATGTCAAGAGCATCATTTCGCAACTGGTGGCGCTGGAGAAAAAGCCGCTGGAGAAACTGCAGCTGGCCGCGGCCACGGTGCAGACCAAGATTTCGGTGTTCGGCCAGATCAAGTCCCTGGTGTCCGCGCTGAACGACTCCGTGGGCAAGCTCACCAGCGTGACGGGCTGGAACGGGGTGGCGGCCTCGTCCTCGGACACCTCCGCGGTCACGGTCAGTGCCATCGGCGGTACCCAGCCGACATCCTTCAGCGTCGAGGTGCAGGGCCTGGCCAAGGCGCAGTCCAGCTACACCATGCCCCTGCTGCCGGTGGGCGGGGCCATCGGCGAGGGCACGCTGCGCCTGGAGATCGGCCAGTGGGCCGGGGCCGTCTTCACGCCGGGCAGCGGCACGCCGGTGGACCTGACCATCAGCGCCACCGACACGGTGGCCGACATCGCCAGCAAGATCAACGGCGCCAATGCCGGCGTCACCGCCACGGTGCTGAGCGACGCCTCGGGGGACCGCCTGCTGCTCAGCGGCAAGAACACCGGCCTGGCGGCCGGCTTCCAGCTCAGTGTGACCAGCGATACGGACGGCGACCCGGCTGACGCGCTGGGCCTGTCGCGCCTGGTTAACGGCAGTGTGACCAACCAGGCAGCGAGCAATGCCACGGCCACCATCAACGGCATTCCCGTCAGCTCGGCGACCAATGTCTTTGCCAACTCGGTGGCAGGTGTGACTTTCACGGCCGTCAAGGAAACGACAGCGCCGGTGACCCTTGCCATCGCCAAGGACACTTCGGCCGTCAAGAAGAACATCGAGGATTTCGTCAAAGCCTACAACGAGATCAACGGGGTGCTCAACGAAGCGACCAAATACGACCAGGCCACCAAGACCGGCGGCCTGCTGCAGGGTGACAGCACCACCCTCGCCCTGCAGAACGCCTTGCGCGCTGCCGTGCAGTCCATGAGCACGGGCTCCAGCATGTACGGCCGCCTGAGCGACATCGGGGTCAGCGCCTTGCGCGGTGGCAATCTGGAGGTGGACAGCACCAAGCTCGGCAAGGCCCTGGACAATATGGACGAACTCAAGGCCCTGTTCAGCAGCACCACCCCCGGCAACGCCGAAGGCATTGCCGTGCGCCTGAAAGGATTGACCAAGACCCTGCTGGCCAGCGATGGCTACTTCAAGAGCAAGGACGACAACCTCAAGCGCTCCCTGGACAACAACGCCAAGGATCAGGTGCGGGTGAACGAGAAGGTCAGCCGCGTGGAAGCCGCCCTGACCCGGCGCTACAGCGCGCTGGACGTGCAACTGACCAGCCTGAACTCGCTCAACAGCTATCTGACGCAGCAAATAACCCAGTGGAACAAGACCACTTCCTGA
- the fliS gene encoding flagellar export chaperone FliS: MFRTASPRSADAYRRINVETSMHTIDQYQIVSLLFDGMLQSLAAARGALARGDVLAKCEAIARALRILEEGLSTGLDRIDGGELAENLAALYDYCTRRLILANAQNDDAILQEIQRLIETVAQGWKGMKQGATAEPAAPVSTGA; this comes from the coding sequence ATGTTTCGCACCGCTAGCCCCCGCTCGGCCGATGCCTACCGACGCATCAACGTCGAGACCAGCATGCACACCATCGACCAGTACCAGATCGTCAGCCTGCTGTTTGACGGCATGCTGCAGTCGCTGGCGGCCGCGCGTGGCGCGCTCGCCCGTGGCGACGTGCTGGCCAAGTGCGAGGCCATCGCGCGCGCCCTGCGCATCCTGGAAGAAGGCCTGAGCACCGGCCTGGACCGCATCGATGGTGGCGAACTGGCCGAGAACCTGGCCGCCCTGTACGACTACTGCACGCGCCGCCTGATCCTGGCCAACGCCCAGAACGACGACGCCATCCTGCAGGAGATCCAGCGCCTGATCGAGACGGTGGCCCAGGGCTGGAAGGGCATGAAACAGGGAGCCACGGCCGAGCCGGCGGCTCCCGTGAGTACGGGAGCCTGA
- a CDS encoding flagellar protein FliT: protein MPQMLIDYYKAIEDSSSKMLEAARVKDLESVMRYEGVCAVLIEQLRYRSREEELRPEERSEKARIMQRILRNDAEIRHLTEPWLTHLEEIMDGGGKRVLH from the coding sequence ATGCCACAGATGCTGATCGACTATTACAAGGCCATCGAGGACAGCAGCTCCAAGATGCTGGAAGCGGCCCGGGTCAAGGACCTGGAATCCGTGATGCGTTACGAAGGCGTATGCGCCGTGCTGATCGAACAGCTGCGCTACCGTTCACGCGAGGAAGAGCTGCGGCCCGAGGAGCGCAGCGAGAAGGCGCGCATCATGCAGCGCATCCTGCGCAACGACGCCGAGATCCGCCACCTGACCGAACCCTGGCTCACCCATCTGGAGGAGATCATGGACGGTGGCGGCAAGCGCGTGTTGCATTGA
- the fliE gene encoding flagellar hook-basal body complex protein FliE — MDLRLTPTTMPVSVRPGTAAKAGVAANGFPGEFKAALQSVSEAQNFASTLQKQVQMENPKVSLEETMVAIQKAQIGFQATLHVRNRMVQAYTDIMNMQV, encoded by the coding sequence ATGGATCTGCGACTCACACCCACCACGATGCCGGTTTCGGTACGGCCGGGCACAGCCGCCAAGGCGGGCGTGGCCGCCAATGGTTTCCCCGGCGAATTCAAGGCCGCCCTGCAGTCGGTCAGCGAGGCCCAGAACTTTGCCAGCACCCTGCAGAAGCAGGTGCAGATGGAAAACCCCAAGGTCAGCCTGGAAGAGACCATGGTGGCCATCCAGAAAGCCCAGATCGGCTTCCAGGCCACGCTGCACGTGCGTAACCGGATGGTCCAGGCTTATACGGACATCATGAACATGCAGGTTTGA
- the fliF gene encoding flagellar basal-body MS-ring/collar protein FliF: MAEAAAIPLNPTLGQRFSTLNQGQVMRLAVGVALFVVIAIVGLMMGRQAEWRVLYANLSDKDGGAIIAQLSQLNIPYKHAEGGHAILVPADKVHDTRLRLASQGLPKGSVAGFELMEANRFGVTQFQERVSFQRGLEGELTRSIQALSSVQSARVHLAMPNQNGFFREQQKPTASVLLSLNAGRSLDRSQIAGIVHLVASSVPEMKPEAVSVLDDTGKLLSQSTNGPDGVAGGADAQQLQYVQQLETLYRQRILDILEPVVGRQNVKAQVTAEVDFSQTEQTSETHKPNQTPDSGSIRSQQLLESSNPGPAGPAGVPGATSNQPPGPNAAPINAPAQALAPGAPGAAAAATPPSTRRESIINYEVDKTVRVVRAGSGVVKRLSAAVVVNHKTETDAKGKTTTVALSDQQIERMTALVRETIGFSQERGDSVNLMNAPFAQEKITLPEVPLWKQPEVQELARSFAWPLGTLLLAVLVLFGVIRPALQSLSKPAQRRPQLDAMLSEEPDRPQLAAPSREEAVGPTPGEMALEDARKLTRDNPAAVAGIVKGWINGENQGNALTMG, translated from the coding sequence ATGGCTGAAGCTGCTGCAATTCCCTTGAACCCGACGCTGGGCCAGCGTTTTTCCACGCTCAACCAGGGGCAGGTCATGCGCCTGGCCGTGGGCGTGGCCCTGTTCGTGGTCATTGCCATCGTCGGCCTCATGATGGGCCGCCAGGCCGAATGGCGGGTGCTCTACGCCAACCTGTCGGACAAGGACGGCGGCGCCATCATTGCCCAGCTCTCGCAGCTGAACATCCCCTACAAGCACGCCGAAGGCGGCCACGCCATCCTGGTGCCGGCCGACAAGGTGCATGACACCCGCCTGCGCCTGGCCTCCCAGGGCCTGCCGAAAGGTTCGGTGGCCGGCTTCGAGCTGATGGAGGCCAACCGCTTCGGCGTCACCCAGTTCCAGGAGCGCGTCAGCTTCCAGCGCGGGCTCGAAGGCGAGCTCACGCGTTCCATCCAGGCCCTGTCCTCGGTGCAGAGCGCACGCGTGCACCTGGCCATGCCCAATCAGAACGGCTTTTTCCGCGAACAGCAGAAGCCCACGGCCTCGGTGCTGCTCAGTCTGAATGCCGGCCGTTCGCTGGACCGCAGCCAGATCGCCGGCATCGTGCACCTGGTGGCCTCCAGCGTGCCCGAGATGAAACCCGAGGCAGTCAGCGTGCTGGATGACACCGGCAAGTTGCTGTCCCAGTCGACCAACGGCCCGGACGGTGTGGCCGGTGGAGCCGATGCGCAGCAGCTGCAATACGTGCAGCAGCTCGAGACGCTCTACCGCCAGCGCATCCTGGACATCCTGGAGCCCGTGGTGGGCCGCCAGAACGTCAAGGCCCAGGTGACCGCCGAAGTCGATTTCTCGCAGACCGAGCAGACGTCTGAAACGCACAAGCCCAACCAGACGCCCGATTCCGGCAGCATCCGCAGCCAGCAGCTGCTGGAGAGCAGCAACCCCGGCCCGGCCGGCCCCGCCGGTGTACCCGGTGCGACCAGCAACCAGCCGCCTGGACCCAATGCCGCGCCCATCAACGCGCCGGCCCAGGCGCTGGCACCCGGTGCACCCGGCGCCGCCGCTGCGGCCACGCCGCCGAGCACACGACGCGAATCCATCATCAATTACGAGGTCGACAAGACCGTGCGCGTGGTGCGCGCCGGCAGTGGTGTGGTCAAGCGCCTGAGTGCTGCCGTGGTGGTGAACCACAAGACCGAGACCGATGCCAAGGGCAAGACCACGACTGTGGCGCTGAGCGATCAGCAGATCGAGCGGATGACCGCACTGGTGCGTGAGACAATCGGTTTCAGCCAGGAAAGAGGTGACTCCGTGAACCTCATGAATGCCCCCTTTGCACAGGAAAAGATCACCTTGCCCGAGGTGCCCCTGTGGAAACAGCCTGAAGTGCAGGAGTTGGCGCGCAGCTTTGCGTGGCCGCTGGGCACGCTGTTGCTGGCTGTCCTGGTGCTCTTTGGTGTCATCCGCCCGGCCCTGCAGTCCCTGAGCAAGCCGGCGCAGCGCCGCCCGCAGCTCGACGCCATGTTGTCCGAGGAGCCGGACCGCCCGCAGCTCGCCGCACCGTCGCGCGAGGAAGCGGTCGGCCCCACACCCGGAGAGATGGCGCTGGAGGACGCGCGCAAACTGACACGCGA